One window of Anaerolineales bacterium genomic DNA carries:
- a CDS encoding response regulator, translated as MTNDLGNDPQPMILIVEDEAPIRMGLSAAMSRLGYRVITAENGSDALFKAEENPPDLIVSDIKMPVVDGFELKKRLNANLALASIPLIYLSARTSIEDRVGGIRGGADDYVTKPFDLEELTARVEAVLRRARGERKLGFDLARQVDREGLEKLRLELMQNFHHEIRTPLNNVMMFLEIVATQKFETLEEQEEFIRIARSSGDRLESLVSDIIFLTDFDQGVFNEVRQNINPETHLLQLLRRRLVRFESKSLNFVPIVSTAGEMKAPRHEFVHAVMHLADNAFKFSPNDGTVILKVAPGERGGATITIEDQGPGIPAALREKVFERYFQISQGPTREYQGLGLGLTIARAVFRSLGGDVTILDSAQGCCVQAVLPDLKVDDASNG; from the coding sequence ATGACCAACGACCTGGGTAATGATCCTCAACCTATGATCCTGATCGTCGAGGATGAAGCGCCGATCCGAATGGGGCTTTCCGCGGCAATGAGCCGACTTGGCTATCGCGTCATCACGGCAGAGAACGGGAGCGACGCTCTCTTCAAAGCGGAAGAGAACCCTCCCGACCTGATCGTTTCGGACATAAAAATGCCGGTGGTCGATGGATTCGAGTTGAAGAAACGCCTCAACGCGAACCTGGCGCTTGCGTCCATTCCTCTGATCTATCTTTCCGCCCGAACATCCATTGAAGACCGTGTCGGTGGAATCCGAGGCGGGGCAGACGATTACGTTACCAAACCCTTCGACTTGGAGGAATTAACCGCCCGCGTCGAAGCGGTGCTGCGTCGCGCCCGCGGTGAACGGAAACTCGGTTTCGACCTGGCGCGGCAGGTCGATAGGGAAGGTTTGGAAAAACTCCGCCTAGAACTGATGCAAAATTTCCATCACGAGATACGCACTCCGCTCAATAACGTGATGATGTTCCTTGAGATCGTGGCGACCCAAAAATTCGAAACATTGGAGGAACAGGAGGAATTCATCCGCATCGCGCGCTCCAGCGGAGACAGGCTCGAGTCGCTTGTCTCGGATATCATCTTCCTGACCGATTTCGATCAGGGTGTATTCAATGAAGTCAGACAGAATATAAATCCGGAGACGCACCTCCTCCAACTTCTCAGGCGACGTCTCGTCCGCTTTGAATCGAAATCGTTGAATTTCGTTCCCATCGTTTCAACGGCTGGTGAGATGAAAGCCCCGCGTCACGAATTCGTCCATGCCGTCATGCACCTGGCGGATAACGCCTTTAAGTTCAGCCCGAATGACGGGACGGTCATCCTAAAGGTTGCGCCCGGAGAGCGCGGCGGCGCGACGATCACCATCGAAGATCAGGGACCCGGGATCCCGGCTGCGCTCCGTGAGAAGGTGTTCGAGCGGTATTTTCAGATCAGCCAGGGTCCAACGCGGGAATATCAGGGATTGGGACTCGGCTTGACCATCGCCCGCGCTGTTTTCCGTTCCTTGGGCGGCGATGTGACGATATTGGACAGCGCGCAAGGTTGCTGCGTGCAGGCAGTCCTGCCCGACCTCAAAGTGGATGATGCGTCAAATGGATAA
- a CDS encoding PAS domain S-box protein, producing the protein MDKNFTPSTGLSTDAALQVSALTNELDYRALFEQAGECFFILSPKLRFIAVNPQASRLLGYSEEELAGTSAKTILGLDDPVHWKTILEKRTNSFTHTLRRKDGSTLQMEMSSSLVLDSSGKPACIQFIARDISERMQTERVMKRNMRAQSIIGEVTAMLFRSTNIEGRMSEALESLGYAVGVFSCVVFEAKNSSLRIRHKWVDPAVPAFDAEAILQPYVESMSKFPDRVFTIPDVPRNGSSVPDISLLAVPIQGALGMWGFLGLFSKGDRLTWLPTSFEIVQTTANLLGAAIERIHYEETLRLSERRNRIIVDALPDLLLRVDRSGRIFDYNANVSHPLYREPGAVIGRNLSELWSAEVTGRLLPKIPNETLFTQPRMVDNFTLQGREGIFEARLFPISKLEALILVRDITEQARLDQMKSDFINWASHELRTPLTSAILMAELLRQGCTPEEGEEYLATLSSELNRQRNLINELLMAGRLEHGALRVEMTSLDLIPVLIESLSAVKPIAKKRDVRILFAQPSQPCFIWGDVSALHQVFINLISNAVKFSPEGGVVELQLKTNAAEARVSISDKGLGIPLDALPHLFERFYRARNVTAAEIPGSGIGLYIVKSIVSELKGDIHVDTELNKGTTFTVSLNLVDGA; encoded by the coding sequence ATGGATAAGAATTTCACGCCATCCACAGGTTTATCCACCGATGCAGCGTTGCAGGTTTCCGCCCTGACCAACGAACTGGATTATCGCGCCTTGTTCGAACAGGCGGGGGAATGCTTCTTCATCCTCAGCCCGAAGTTGAGATTTATTGCGGTCAATCCCCAAGCCAGCCGTTTGCTCGGCTATTCAGAAGAGGAACTTGCCGGCACCTCTGCCAAAACCATTCTCGGGTTGGATGACCCGGTCCACTGGAAGACGATCCTGGAAAAACGCACGAATTCATTTACTCACACCCTTCGCAGGAAGGACGGCTCGACTCTTCAGATGGAAATGAGTTCATCGCTGGTATTGGATTCGTCGGGCAAACCCGCTTGCATTCAATTCATCGCGCGCGATATCAGCGAACGCATGCAAACCGAGCGCGTCATGAAGCGCAACATGCGCGCCCAGTCCATCATCGGCGAAGTGACAGCGATGCTGTTCCGGTCCACCAACATCGAGGGCAGGATGTCTGAAGCCCTGGAATCGCTTGGGTACGCCGTCGGCGTCTTCAGCTGCGTGGTCTTCGAGGCGAAAAACTCGTCCCTGCGCATTCGGCATAAATGGGTGGACCCGGCCGTCCCTGCGTTCGATGCGGAAGCGATCCTCCAGCCGTATGTGGAATCCATGTCTAAATTCCCAGACCGGGTATTTACCATTCCCGATGTTCCCAGGAATGGGTCGAGCGTGCCGGACATCTCTCTGCTTGCCGTCCCCATCCAGGGCGCATTGGGAATGTGGGGATTCCTGGGTCTGTTCAGCAAAGGGGACCGACTTACATGGCTTCCAACAAGTTTCGAGATCGTTCAGACGACTGCCAATCTCCTTGGAGCCGCCATCGAGCGCATCCATTATGAAGAGACACTGCGCCTGAGCGAACGACGCAACCGTATCATCGTCGATGCCCTGCCCGACCTGCTGTTGCGGGTGGATCGCTCGGGACGTATTTTCGATTACAACGCGAATGTATCGCATCCTCTTTATCGTGAGCCGGGGGCTGTCATTGGAAGAAATCTATCCGAGTTGTGGAGCGCCGAAGTTACCGGGAGGCTGCTGCCAAAGATCCCGAATGAAACCCTTTTTACCCAACCCCGGATGGTGGATAACTTTACTCTGCAGGGTCGTGAGGGTATTTTCGAAGCGCGCCTCTTTCCGATCAGCAAACTGGAGGCTTTGATCCTAGTGCGTGACATCACCGAGCAGGCGCGGCTCGATCAGATGAAATCGGATTTCATCAATTGGGCGTCGCATGAACTGCGGACACCGCTTACCTCTGCGATATTGATGGCGGAACTCCTTCGGCAGGGATGCACGCCCGAAGAGGGCGAGGAATATCTTGCAACCCTCTCCAGCGAATTGAACCGCCAGAGGAATTTGATCAACGAGTTGTTGATGGCCGGACGGCTCGAACACGGCGCCCTGCGCGTGGAAATGACATCGCTCGACCTGATCCCGGTCTTGATAGAATCCCTTTCGGCAGTAAAGCCGATCGCTAAAAAACGGGATGTAAGAATATTGTTCGCACAGCCATCGCAGCCCTGTTTCATCTGGGGCGATGTAAGCGCGCTTCATCAGGTGTTCATAAATTTGATCAGTAACGCGGTGAAATTTTCACCCGAAGGTGGCGTTGTGGAACTGCAATTGAAAACGAACGCAGCAGAAGCGCGCGTGTCCATTTCAGACAAAGGATTGGGGATTCCCCTGGACGCGCTCCCGCACCTCTTCGAGCGTTTCTATCGCGCGCGCAACGTAACCGCGGCGGAAATTCCCGGAAGCGGTATCGGGCTGTATATTGTGAAGTCCATTGTGTCGGAGTTGAAAGGCGATATTCATGTCGATACGGAACTCAACAAGGGCACCACCTTCACCGTGTCGCTGAATCTTGTGGATGGGGCATGA
- a CDS encoding GTPase: MPIKTIIMGAAGRDFHNFNTFFRGNKDYEVVAFTATQIPDIEGRVYPKELAGSLYPSGIPIRAEEELLDLIKKYGAEQVVFSYSDVPHEYVMHKASMVNAAGADFRIMGTKNTQIKSNKPVVSISAVRTGSGKSQTTRRVSLILQEMGYKVAAIRHPMPYGNLIAQEVQRYASYDDLDEYDCTIEEREEYEPHIDNGVIIYAGVDYEKIIRKAEAEADIVLWDGGNNDFPFYVPDYQIVVADPHRPGHEFTYYPGETNVRMADCFVINKVDTADAEAVIKVRESLRKLNPTAVQIEGASPLFVDNPDAIFGKRVLVVEDGPTLTHGEMAYGAGYVAARRFGAKEIVDPRPFAVGSIAKTFEKYPTTGAILPAMGYGDKQTKELEETINKADVDMVVIGTPIDLSRIIKINKPSQRVRYELQEIGVPTLKDVLMKKFGVKK; this comes from the coding sequence ATGCCGATCAAAACCATCATCATGGGCGCCGCAGGGCGCGATTTTCACAACTTCAACACCTTCTTCCGTGGGAACAAGGATTACGAAGTTGTAGCTTTTACCGCCACCCAGATCCCGGACATCGAAGGACGCGTCTACCCGAAAGAGTTGGCTGGGTCGCTGTACCCAAGCGGAATCCCCATCCGCGCCGAGGAAGAACTGCTCGACCTCATCAAAAAGTATGGCGCGGAACAGGTCGTCTTTTCGTACAGCGATGTGCCGCATGAATACGTGATGCACAAAGCCAGCATGGTCAACGCCGCCGGGGCGGACTTCCGCATTATGGGCACGAAGAACACGCAGATCAAATCGAACAAGCCAGTCGTGTCGATCAGCGCCGTTCGGACGGGATCAGGTAAAAGTCAGACCACGAGGCGCGTATCTTTGATTCTGCAAGAGATGGGCTACAAGGTCGCGGCGATCCGTCACCCGATGCCGTATGGGAATCTCATCGCGCAGGAAGTCCAACGCTATGCTTCGTATGATGACCTCGACGAATACGACTGCACCATCGAAGAGCGCGAGGAATACGAACCGCATATCGATAACGGCGTGATCATCTATGCCGGTGTGGACTACGAGAAGATCATCCGCAAAGCCGAAGCCGAAGCCGATATTGTTCTATGGGACGGCGGCAACAACGACTTCCCGTTCTATGTGCCCGATTATCAGATCGTGGTCGCAGACCCGCACCGTCCTGGACATGAATTCACTTACTACCCCGGCGAGACCAACGTCCGCATGGCTGATTGTTTCGTGATCAACAAAGTCGATACCGCCGATGCAGAAGCTGTCATCAAAGTGCGCGAGTCACTTCGTAAGCTGAACCCCACTGCCGTGCAAATTGAAGGCGCCTCTCCCCTCTTCGTGGATAACCCCGATGCCATCTTTGGCAAGCGCGTTTTGGTCGTGGAAGATGGTCCGACCCTCACGCACGGCGAAATGGCGTACGGTGCCGGTTACGTTGCCGCCCGCCGCTTCGGCGCGAAAGAGATCGTTGACCCGCGTCCATTTGCGGTGGGTTCTATCGCTAAGACTTTCGAGAAGTACCCGACCACGGGTGCCATCCTCCCGGCAATGGGCTATGGCGACAAACAAACGAAGGAACTTGAAGAGACCATCAACAAGGCGGATGTGGATATGGTAGTGATCGGTACGCCGATCGACCTGAGCCGGATCATCAAGATCAACAAGCCTTCACAGCGAGTCCGCTATGAATTGCAGGAGATCGGCGTGCCTACACTGAAAGATGTGTTGATGAAGAAGTTTGGGGTGAAGAAGTAG
- a CDS encoding sigma-70 family RNA polymerase sigma factor, translated as MSQDELPELIVAAKSDPAAFGRLYDRFLQPVYRYLYSRLGDAHSAEDVTSQTFITAYEALPKYREQGQFTAWLFRIARSKMYDHLRRNRREVGLEAAGELLEREDALGVLIRAEELSKVRFLIKQLNEEEQDLIRLRYVADLTFVEIADLLGRREDAVKKTLYRLLARLKSQLE; from the coding sequence ATGAGTCAAGACGAACTCCCCGAGCTGATCGTTGCCGCCAAAAGCGACCCTGCCGCATTTGGCAGGTTGTACGACCGTTTTCTGCAACCTGTCTATCGCTACCTGTACAGCCGCCTCGGTGATGCCCATTCCGCCGAAGATGTCACGTCGCAGACATTCATCACTGCGTATGAGGCGCTGCCCAAATATCGGGAGCAGGGTCAATTTACGGCGTGGTTGTTCCGAATCGCCCGCAGCAAGATGTACGACCACTTGCGACGGAACAGACGCGAGGTCGGGTTGGAGGCGGCGGGTGAACTGCTCGAGCGTGAAGACGCGCTTGGGGTGTTGATCCGCGCCGAAGAGTTGAGCAAGGTCCGTTTCCTCATCAAACAATTGAACGAAGAAGAACAGGATTTGATCCGCCTGAGATATGTGGCTGATCTGACTTTCGTTGAGATCGCGGACCTGCTCGGCAGGCGCGAAGACGCCGTCAAAAAGACTCTCTACCGTTTGCTGGCACGCTTGAAGAGCCAATTGGAGTGA
- the argS gene encoding arginine--tRNA ligase: MFQKEQQLIEDKIKEYCKANDIALAELKWQPIPFSGEWGFATSFFQTAANEAKLGKGNKVPVPQNAQEIAEQVRGRIGSVTGISHIEAVKGYLNVYFKASEYAQRVVEEVLANGADFGRGEARTETVMVEYAQPNTHHSFHIGHARNTVLGEALARLVEFAGFNTIRASYPGDLGLGVITVMWIYEKRYKGQEPAGVHERGQWMLKIYAEATALLEKKENETPEQTAQREAYEAERREMYRKWDAGDENVRELWRVTREWSLDELREILRMLDVKIDVWFYESDVDEPSKAIINELIGRNIAEDERAQGGPVIVKIDEKLGLTKEKYRTAVVLRNDGTSLYLTKDLALAKVKFEKFHVDRSIYVVDSRQSLHFQQAFKILELWGFKQAEKCYHLAYGYVTLPEGAMSSRKGRVALFKEVYDEAIRRVLSVEAEKSVDIPDEEREKIATQIGLGALVYSLLSVDNNKDIVFDINEALSFDGRTGPYIQNAHVRANSILKKSTFNLQSAPFEYELTKQEIELIEQMSQFPQKVKQAAEEYRPLVMATFAYDLANAFHSFYHAVPVLQAEDKNVKNARLRLVAAAKQTIANALRLLDIQAPDVM; this comes from the coding sequence ATGTTTCAAAAAGAGCAACAACTCATCGAAGATAAGATCAAAGAATACTGTAAAGCCAATGACATCGCTTTGGCGGAATTGAAGTGGCAGCCCATCCCCTTCTCGGGCGAGTGGGGTTTTGCTACATCATTCTTCCAAACCGCCGCCAATGAAGCAAAACTCGGCAAGGGGAACAAGGTCCCAGTGCCGCAAAATGCTCAGGAAATCGCCGAACAGGTGCGGGGTCGGATCGGAAGCGTGACAGGTATCAGTCACATCGAAGCGGTGAAGGGTTATCTCAATGTCTATTTCAAGGCATCCGAATACGCCCAGCGCGTAGTGGAGGAAGTGCTTGCCAACGGCGCAGACTTTGGTCGCGGCGAAGCCAGGACTGAAACGGTTATGGTCGAATATGCCCAGCCGAATACCCATCACTCCTTTCATATTGGGCATGCGCGCAATACAGTACTGGGTGAAGCATTGGCAAGACTCGTTGAATTTGCGGGATTTAACACCATCCGCGCATCCTATCCCGGCGATTTGGGACTCGGCGTCATCACGGTGATGTGGATCTACGAGAAACGGTATAAAGGGCAGGAGCCCGCAGGTGTTCACGAGCGCGGACAGTGGATGCTGAAAATCTATGCCGAAGCCACCGCCCTGCTCGAAAAGAAGGAGAATGAAACCCCCGAACAGACCGCGCAGCGCGAAGCCTACGAAGCCGAGCGCCGCGAGATGTATCGCAAATGGGATGCTGGCGATGAGAATGTGCGCGAGTTGTGGCGCGTGACCCGTGAATGGAGTTTGGATGAACTTCGCGAGATCCTCCGCATGCTCGATGTGAAGATCGATGTGTGGTTCTACGAAAGCGATGTGGATGAGCCCTCCAAAGCCATCATCAACGAACTCATCGGACGAAACATCGCGGAAGACGAGCGCGCGCAAGGCGGGCCTGTCATCGTGAAGATAGATGAGAAGCTCGGGCTGACAAAGGAAAAATACCGCACGGCCGTGGTGCTGAGAAACGATGGGACATCGCTTTACCTCACCAAGGACCTTGCGCTTGCCAAGGTAAAATTCGAGAAGTTTCACGTTGACCGTTCCATCTATGTGGTGGATTCCCGCCAAAGCCTGCACTTCCAACAGGCGTTTAAAATCCTGGAACTATGGGGCTTCAAACAGGCGGAGAAGTGTTACCACCTAGCCTACGGATATGTCACTTTACCTGAAGGCGCCATGTCCTCCCGCAAGGGGCGTGTGGCGTTGTTCAAGGAGGTTTACGATGAAGCCATCAGGCGCGTCCTTTCTGTGGAAGCCGAAAAGAGCGTGGATATTCCCGATGAAGAACGCGAGAAAATCGCCACACAGATAGGCCTGGGCGCATTGGTGTACTCTTTGCTCTCGGTGGATAACAACAAAGATATCGTCTTCGACATCAACGAAGCGCTTTCCTTCGATGGGCGCACGGGTCCGTATATTCAGAACGCACATGTGCGCGCTAATTCCATTCTAAAGAAATCAACCTTTAACCTGCAGTCTGCACCCTTCGAATACGAATTGACCAAACAAGAGATCGAGCTCATCGAACAGATGTCGCAGTTCCCGCAAAAGGTAAAGCAGGCGGCGGAGGAATACCGTCCGCTCGTGATGGCTACCTTCGCCTATGACCTTGCGAATGCCTTCCACTCGTTCTATCATGCCGTGCCCGTCTTGCAGGCAGAAGATAAAAACGTGAAGAACGCCCGCCTGCGGTTGGTGGCAGCGGCGAAACAAACAATTGCCAATGCGCTCCGCCTGCTCGATATTCAGGCGCCGGATGTGATGTGA